A stretch of Planctomycetia bacterium DNA encodes these proteins:
- a CDS encoding Gfo/Idh/MocA family oxidoreductase, giving the protein MVRVGLVGIGFMGMIHYLAYQKVPGVKVVAICERDAKKRAGDWTDIQGNFGPRGSQMDLSGIDCYESYEEFLLKSDVDLVDLCLPTEMHVSWSLQALAAGKHVFVEKPLALTTAEADRCLSAAKQAGKLHFVGHVLPFFPEFSYALKFVQSGQGGKLQAAHLRRLICKPLWRKGPQADGPAVDLHIHDNHFACLLAGTPKAVRSKGVVDRDNVVQHVETQYLYDDVSQCITSASGALYQQGCGFSHGFTILMEKASLLFDSLGIPLTLLTHDGKSEKVSLPGSGDPVDAFSAEIAEVVASVRQGKRSAILDGKLGRDALAISLSEEDAVKSGREVNIPTA; this is encoded by the coding sequence ATGGTTCGCGTCGGTTTGGTGGGCATCGGCTTCATGGGCATGATTCATTATCTGGCTTACCAGAAAGTACCCGGAGTCAAGGTTGTTGCCATCTGTGAACGCGATGCAAAAAAGCGGGCGGGGGATTGGACAGACATTCAGGGCAACTTCGGCCCACGTGGTTCGCAGATGGATTTATCCGGCATCGACTGTTACGAAAGTTACGAAGAATTCCTTCTGAAATCTGATGTTGATCTCGTCGATCTTTGTTTGCCTACCGAGATGCATGTATCGTGGTCGCTGCAGGCACTGGCTGCAGGCAAACATGTGTTTGTCGAAAAACCTTTGGCGTTGACTACGGCAGAGGCAGATCGTTGTCTAAGTGCAGCGAAGCAGGCAGGCAAGTTGCACTTTGTCGGGCATGTGTTGCCTTTCTTCCCTGAGTTCAGCTATGCCTTGAAGTTCGTTCAAAGCGGCCAGGGTGGAAAACTGCAGGCTGCACATTTGCGACGGTTGATCTGCAAGCCACTTTGGCGGAAAGGTCCCCAGGCAGATGGCCCGGCAGTTGATCTGCACATTCACGATAACCATTTTGCCTGCCTGCTCGCTGGCACACCCAAAGCAGTTCGCAGCAAAGGCGTGGTGGATAGAGATAATGTGGTTCAGCATGTGGAAACGCAATATCTCTATGATGATGTCAGTCAGTGCATTACTTCAGCGAGTGGGGCGCTGTATCAGCAGGGATGTGGTTTTTCACACGGGTTTACCATCCTGATGGAAAAAGCCAGCTTGCTCTTCGATTCACTTGGCATTCCGCTGACCTTGTTGACTCATGATGGCAAATCAGAGAAAGTGTCGCTGCCGGGATCAGGCGATCCGGTCGATGCCTTCTCAGCGGAGATTGCTGAAGTGGTTGCATCGGTAAGGCAAGGCAAGCGCTCAGCGATACTCGATGGCAAGCTTGGTCGCGATGCATTGGCGATCAGTTTGTCGGAAGAAGATGCAGTCAAGTCAGGTCGTGAAGTGAACATTCCAACTGCTTAA
- a CDS encoding glycosyltransferase family 4 protein codes for MRVALFSRNLHTADAVGKQVLAKLHFFQQRGAEVKLFLTEPCSQNPELNTTQYVIGSAKEIWKQPEHRRYLQSSDWIIAEFAASYSLLDLLPALQHAGPRVLIDYHGITPLELAEEGLKSEIIQANSQCALLWCADAVMVHSQFAAGELQSAINLPAERIYVIPCWVQASVQQNHLQNKVQQLRLPFGRSRILLFTGRMARNKLPEMLIQALSILNQTGQSYQAVFIGKQDDIYQTRLQACHSLARQLGVEDRVHFMGCVSNTELQAWYSAADTLILPSRHECFGMPIVEAMMSGTPVIGLQAGSLPEVIGHAGYTVRNPEELASQLQVLFSKPVVCSSKRVAIVTHRYGQHFAGGAEKSLRTMAKALQQRGYAIDILTTCNVHENRWSNTLPAGTVSEDGFQVKRFPIDPFNASKLGDAYEKISQRRGKVDHGTEQLYLNNSLSSQSLIAELKSQLDQYQAVITGPYLFKLVYDVVQACGSKVLLAPCFHNEPLARLEAFRTAYRQAGGMLFHSDVEAEFTSQLLGIHHPRHAVMGTVLEPAAFQGNAASGQQKCGENYLVYVGRYCPEKGLDCLIEWLDQINRNSANPVKLVCMGQGPRKLPSKPWLMDLGYLDEAEKRDVIAGALALVNLSRQESLSIVALEAWALGVPVIVHEQCSVLKEQVKRSQAGRVVGSVQALKDVITTWMKNPDERVDTGSHGRTWVMQEYASAERYAGKLDQLVRSLSDPISKVAKEQGIRRANGFDPALWEERLSLILDAVWSEEPRKQHARVEIELLQHELVLTPTAKSIATTVRARNLGNILLPSHGPARCSWQVQWLNAKHACVGQIQVIPLAAALMPGQEQMCVLSIDVPADSQITGMQLQLRQKEMVLNTATARIMEKNNSQSDIQHDRPIAAIEPLLRQLRSLLSEAKQVETLPETYQDVTEGLLATLKKQVKHKLLNNFRKAYVDVAFRQQSDLNEKLIVCMSLLLEALSTQDSTAQAAEQDRRVRRLEKQMRKDRRQIRLLERQLQRWQTPVQTGIQGETP; via the coding sequence ATGCGTGTTGCACTTTTTTCGAGGAATCTACATACTGCAGATGCAGTCGGTAAGCAGGTTTTGGCCAAGCTGCACTTCTTTCAGCAGCGTGGCGCTGAAGTAAAACTTTTCCTTACTGAGCCTTGTTCCCAAAACCCTGAGCTGAATACAACCCAGTATGTAATTGGTTCAGCGAAAGAGATTTGGAAACAACCTGAACATCGACGTTACTTACAGTCGTCCGATTGGATTATTGCCGAGTTTGCAGCATCATATTCCCTGCTTGACCTGCTCCCGGCCCTGCAACATGCTGGGCCACGAGTGCTGATTGATTATCACGGCATCACGCCGCTGGAACTGGCAGAAGAGGGTTTGAAGTCAGAAATTATTCAGGCAAACAGCCAATGTGCTCTGCTTTGGTGTGCTGATGCAGTGATGGTGCACAGCCAGTTTGCTGCAGGCGAATTGCAATCAGCCATTAATCTGCCTGCTGAACGTATCTATGTGATTCCATGCTGGGTACAAGCATCGGTTCAACAAAATCACCTGCAAAACAAAGTACAGCAATTGCGGCTACCATTTGGCCGTTCCAGAATCCTTCTGTTTACTGGAAGAATGGCCAGGAACAAGCTGCCGGAAATGCTGATACAGGCTCTGTCCATTTTGAATCAGACAGGTCAATCGTATCAGGCTGTATTCATTGGCAAGCAGGATGACATCTATCAAACGAGATTGCAGGCTTGTCATTCCCTGGCCCGGCAACTTGGTGTTGAGGATCGCGTTCACTTTATGGGCTGTGTCAGCAATACAGAATTGCAAGCCTGGTATTCTGCTGCTGATACACTCATCTTGCCTTCGCGACATGAGTGCTTTGGCATGCCCATCGTGGAAGCGATGATGTCGGGTACTCCAGTCATTGGACTGCAAGCAGGTTCGCTACCTGAAGTCATCGGGCATGCTGGCTACACCGTTCGCAATCCAGAAGAGTTGGCAAGCCAGTTGCAGGTTCTGTTCAGTAAACCTGTGGTTTGTTCATCAAAGCGAGTTGCGATAGTAACCCATCGGTATGGTCAGCATTTTGCTGGCGGTGCAGAGAAATCGCTGCGAACCATGGCCAAGGCACTTCAGCAGCGTGGGTACGCGATTGATATCCTCACTACCTGCAATGTACATGAAAACAGGTGGAGTAACACACTGCCTGCTGGCACTGTCAGCGAAGATGGTTTTCAGGTGAAGCGATTTCCGATTGACCCATTCAATGCTTCCAAACTGGGTGATGCCTACGAGAAAATCAGCCAACGACGGGGCAAAGTGGATCATGGCACTGAGCAACTCTATCTGAATAATTCTCTGAGTTCTCAGTCATTAATTGCAGAATTGAAGTCGCAGTTGGATCAGTATCAGGCAGTCATCACCGGGCCTTATTTATTTAAGTTGGTGTACGATGTGGTGCAGGCATGTGGAAGTAAAGTGCTGCTGGCACCGTGCTTTCATAATGAGCCTTTGGCCCGTCTTGAAGCCTTTAGAACTGCCTACCGTCAGGCAGGGGGAATGTTGTTCCACTCGGATGTGGAAGCAGAATTCACCAGCCAGTTATTGGGAATTCACCATCCTCGACATGCAGTGATGGGAACAGTGTTGGAGCCTGCTGCATTTCAGGGGAACGCTGCATCAGGCCAGCAAAAGTGTGGTGAGAACTATCTCGTCTATGTGGGAAGATACTGTCCGGAAAAGGGATTGGATTGCCTGATCGAATGGCTTGATCAGATCAATCGAAATTCAGCGAACCCTGTGAAACTGGTCTGTATGGGGCAGGGGCCACGCAAGCTGCCGTCCAAACCCTGGCTGATGGATTTAGGTTATCTTGATGAAGCAGAAAAGCGTGATGTTATTGCTGGTGCATTGGCTCTGGTAAATCTTTCCCGCCAGGAATCGCTCTCGATTGTGGCCTTGGAAGCCTGGGCATTGGGTGTGCCGGTGATAGTTCACGAGCAATGCTCGGTGTTAAAAGAGCAGGTCAAACGTTCCCAAGCTGGAAGGGTAGTTGGATCGGTGCAAGCACTGAAAGACGTAATCACTACCTGGATGAAAAACCCAGATGAGAGAGTTGATACGGGATCACATGGAAGAACATGGGTGATGCAGGAATATGCATCAGCCGAGCGCTACGCGGGTAAATTGGATCAGTTAGTCAGATCATTGTCTGACCCAATAAGTAAGGTTGCAAAAGAACAGGGGATTCGCAGAGCAAATGGGTTTGATCCTGCCCTCTGGGAAGAGCGATTGTCGTTAATTCTGGATGCTGTCTGGTCTGAGGAACCACGCAAACAGCACGCTCGGGTTGAAATAGAATTGTTGCAACATGAACTCGTTCTTACGCCAACAGCGAAATCCATCGCAACGACAGTGCGTGCAAGAAACCTTGGCAATATACTGTTGCCTTCCCATGGGCCTGCTCGCTGTTCCTGGCAGGTGCAATGGCTTAATGCAAAGCATGCTTGCGTTGGACAGATTCAGGTAATACCTCTTGCAGCAGCCCTTATGCCAGGACAAGAGCAGATGTGCGTACTGTCTATTGATGTTCCTGCTGATTCTCAAATAACAGGCATGCAGCTTCAATTAAGGCAAAAGGAAATGGTGTTGAATACTGCAACAGCCCGGATTATGGAAAAGAACAACTCACAGTCTGATATTCAACATGACAGACCAATTGCAGCCATTGAGCCATTGCTTCGCCAGCTCAGGTCATTGCTGTCGGAAGCCAAGCAGGTGGAAACCCTGCCTGAAACATATCAGGACGTTACAGAAGGTCTGCTGGCTACACTGAAAAAACAGGTTAAACACAAACTGCTCAACAACTTCCGGAAAGCCTATGTGGATGTAGCGTTCAGGCAGCAATCTGACTTGAACGAAAAGCTGATTGTGTGTATGAGTCTGTTGCTGGAAGCACTATCAACCCAGGATAGCACCGCTCAGGCTGCTGAGCAGGACAGGCGAGTTCGCAGACTTGAAAAACAGATGCGAAAGGATCGCCGTCAGATACGTTTGCTGGAGCGACAACTGCAGCGTTGGCAAACGCCAGTGCAAACGGGAATTCAGGGGGAAACACCATGA
- the leuB gene encoding 3-isopropylmalate dehydrogenase yields the protein MQAHITVLPGDGIGPEVTSCALEVLQRVATKFGHTFTTKTMLVGGASIDAHGTALTDETLRACQQSQAVLLGAVGGPKWDNPQATVRPEQGLLALRKGLGVFANLRPVKVHPALVNASPLKPEFLKGVDILVMRELTGGLYFATPRFREKTAAGYERAVDTLEYADYEVERVVDLACQLAMARRKKVTSVDKANVLDSSRLWRQVTNRVAARYPEVKLEHMLVDTAAMRLISAPSSFDVLVTENMFGDILTDEASVLAGSMGMLPSASLGKDVPGLYEPIHGSAPDIAGKGIANPIGTILSVALLLRYSLKLEREAAAIEGAVDRIISDGHRSQDLGGKLTTNQVSHAILECLAN from the coding sequence ATGCAAGCACATATTACGGTTCTTCCCGGTGATGGTATCGGCCCAGAAGTGACAAGCTGCGCCCTCGAAGTTCTGCAGCGCGTTGCAACGAAGTTTGGGCATACGTTTACCACCAAAACGATGCTCGTTGGCGGCGCTTCCATTGATGCCCACGGAACGGCATTAACCGATGAGACATTGCGCGCCTGTCAGCAAAGCCAGGCTGTTCTGCTGGGTGCTGTAGGTGGGCCGAAGTGGGACAACCCGCAAGCAACGGTCAGGCCGGAACAGGGCTTGCTTGCTTTACGCAAAGGCCTGGGAGTGTTTGCCAACCTGCGTCCGGTCAAAGTGCATCCGGCACTGGTGAATGCATCGCCATTGAAACCTGAATTTTTAAAAGGTGTTGATATCCTGGTGATGCGTGAACTCACCGGTGGTTTATATTTTGCAACGCCCCGTTTTCGTGAGAAAACAGCAGCAGGATATGAACGTGCTGTGGATACTCTTGAATATGCAGACTACGAAGTGGAACGTGTGGTTGATCTAGCGTGCCAATTAGCTATGGCACGGAGAAAGAAAGTTACTTCGGTGGATAAGGCCAATGTGCTTGATTCTTCGCGTCTGTGGCGGCAGGTGACCAACCGCGTAGCAGCACGGTATCCGGAAGTAAAACTGGAGCACATGCTGGTCGATACTGCAGCTATGCGACTCATCTCAGCTCCCAGCAGTTTTGATGTTCTGGTCACCGAGAATATGTTTGGCGATATATTGACCGACGAAGCCTCGGTGCTGGCTGGTTCCATGGGCATGTTGCCCTCTGCTTCACTCGGTAAAGATGTGCCGGGACTGTATGAGCCCATTCATGGATCAGCGCCAGACATTGCCGGAAAGGGAATTGCCAACCCCATTGGAACCATTTTGTCAGTTGCACTATTGCTACGCTATTCACTGAAACTTGAGAGGGAGGCTGCAGCGATTGAAGGTGCAGTTGACCGTATCATCAGTGATGGTCACCGTTCACAAGATTTAGGCGGGAAGTTGACGACAAATCAGGTTTCTCATGCTATTCTAGAATGCTTGGCCAACTAA
- a CDS encoding formylmethanofuran dehydrogenase subunit A, whose product MTDRLKLQGGKVYDPANQIDGVIKDILIENGKLVSQFTRKDQVSSLDVSGMVVMPGGVDMHCHIAGPCVNRARRLLPELVQNNHDGLLASAILTGRRYAALGYTTAIEAAISASAARQTHFELADTPNLDKGFLLLLGNHKQVLDALTAKDSSRLEAIVSALLHRTGAYGIKIVNPGAVSTWQRHGGNPLEVESIDSQLGSSSITPRTIMTELADVADRFKLPHPIHVHANRLGVPGNFDITLQTLKALQGRRHHLTHIQFHAYGNDKGTITSSSERLMEYLNAHPETTCDIGQVMFGNVVTLTEDSPLEYLLWQLTGKRWVNLDSELESGCGMLPFEFKDKVTLHAWQWAIGLELLLLAQNPWQVVLSTDHPNGASFFAYPAIMALLMDAACRREAFKRLPHSVQEKSVLRDLHREYTLQEIAIITRSAPARILGLKHKGHLGPGADADITIYSDHTNREQMFRSPRFVIKGGEIIVEEGHLRRDVQGKTFACSPASPKEGEKLLQQWFSEKGSYSIEQFGVSPRHQEQLVKIKL is encoded by the coding sequence ATGACTGACCGATTGAAACTACAAGGTGGTAAAGTCTATGATCCAGCCAACCAGATTGATGGAGTGATAAAGGACATTCTGATTGAAAATGGCAAACTCGTTTCTCAATTCACTCGGAAGGATCAAGTCAGCTCACTGGATGTTTCAGGCATGGTGGTGATGCCGGGCGGAGTGGATATGCATTGCCACATTGCCGGGCCATGTGTGAATCGGGCGCGTCGGCTACTGCCAGAACTGGTTCAGAACAACCATGATGGATTGCTCGCTTCTGCAATATTGACTGGACGACGATATGCTGCACTCGGATACACAACAGCAATCGAAGCAGCGATCAGCGCTTCGGCTGCCAGACAAACGCATTTTGAACTTGCTGATACCCCTAATCTCGATAAAGGCTTTCTGTTGCTGCTGGGCAATCATAAACAGGTGCTGGATGCCCTCACAGCGAAAGATTCATCTCGACTGGAAGCCATCGTTTCCGCTTTGCTCCATCGGACAGGCGCCTATGGCATCAAGATCGTCAATCCCGGTGCTGTATCCACCTGGCAACGTCACGGCGGCAATCCATTAGAAGTTGAATCGATTGATTCTCAATTAGGTAGCAGTTCGATCACTCCACGCACTATTATGACTGAGTTGGCCGATGTTGCTGACAGATTCAAACTACCTCATCCCATTCATGTACACGCAAATCGACTGGGTGTACCGGGCAATTTTGACATAACGCTGCAGACCCTGAAGGCGCTCCAAGGTAGAAGGCATCATTTAACGCATATTCAATTTCATGCTTACGGTAACGATAAAGGCACCATCACCAGTTCTTCGGAACGCTTGATGGAGTATCTGAATGCACATCCCGAAACGACTTGCGACATTGGGCAGGTCATGTTTGGCAATGTGGTAACACTCACGGAAGATTCCCCACTCGAATATCTGCTCTGGCAACTGACAGGCAAACGGTGGGTCAATCTGGATTCAGAACTTGAATCAGGTTGCGGAATGTTGCCATTTGAATTTAAGGACAAGGTCACACTTCACGCCTGGCAATGGGCTATCGGACTAGAGTTGTTGCTGCTGGCTCAAAATCCCTGGCAGGTGGTGCTTTCGACTGATCATCCCAATGGAGCCTCTTTTTTTGCATATCCAGCAATCATGGCGTTGCTGATGGATGCCGCCTGTCGACGGGAAGCATTCAAGCGATTGCCTCATTCCGTGCAGGAAAAGTCAGTATTACGTGATTTGCACCGGGAGTATACTCTGCAGGAAATCGCCATCATTACTCGATCAGCCCCGGCGCGAATCCTTGGCCTGAAGCACAAAGGACATCTCGGACCCGGTGCAGATGCTGATATCACTATTTACTCAGATCATACCAATCGCGAACAGATGTTTCGTTCACCCAGATTTGTCATCAAAGGTGGTGAGATCATTGTTGAGGAGGGGCATTTACGACGTGATGTCCAAGGTAAAACTTTCGCCTGCTCCCCTGCAAGCCCGAAAGAAGGAGAGAAACTTCTGCAACAATGGTTTTCAGAAAAAGGTAGTTATTCCATTGAACAGTTTGGCGTATCTCCACGCCATCAGGAACAACTGGTCAAAATAAAACTTTAG
- a CDS encoding aminotransferase class V-fold PLP-dependent enzyme, protein MPHWPDVRDSVMKHPEVTYLNAGSISITPRAVYEQAVQLREKMHGNPVDYVWRTSAAPLWKARSRLAQFVGTTPERLILAQNVSQAINFVASSIKLPENSEILTTDHEYLAMRWAWDRAAERLNIPLRIMKLPVHSQDPDQLTQAVIDAFSPETSLLFISHILYTTGLILPIRSICQEARRRRILTVIDGAHGPGMIPLSLDEMGADFYATNLHKWFMAPNGSGFLYVAPGREPLIAPWQVSWGWKYDRDKAHEQGEYGCTYWQRSFEFEGTRDITPWLTLGTGVDFLDNLGAEVIRNRHHELSTLVRRLFDGLEGLTLITPNHAELRGGLTAFRMPANVDGHKARKYLWENYKIEINMVEHPDGPFFRLSTHIYNLPEEIQKLASLVPEAFAHARRH, encoded by the coding sequence ATGCCGCACTGGCCTGATGTCCGTGATTCCGTGATGAAACACCCTGAGGTTACCTACCTGAATGCCGGTTCGATCAGCATTACCCCGCGTGCGGTCTATGAACAGGCAGTTCAGTTGCGGGAAAAGATGCATGGCAACCCGGTTGATTACGTCTGGCGAACCAGTGCTGCTCCGCTGTGGAAAGCACGTTCTCGTCTGGCACAATTTGTTGGGACAACACCAGAGAGATTGATACTGGCCCAGAATGTTTCGCAGGCAATCAACTTCGTTGCAAGCTCCATCAAGCTGCCTGAGAACAGTGAAATTCTCACGACGGATCATGAATATCTGGCGATGCGCTGGGCGTGGGATCGTGCTGCTGAGAGGCTGAACATTCCTCTCAGAATCATGAAGCTGCCTGTACATTCACAGGACCCAGACCAACTAACGCAGGCTGTCATCGATGCATTTTCGCCCGAGACAAGTTTGTTGTTTATCAGCCACATTCTGTACACGACTGGTTTGATACTTCCCATACGTTCCATCTGTCAGGAAGCGCGTCGAAGGAGAATTCTCACAGTAATTGATGGTGCTCATGGCCCAGGCATGATTCCACTCAGCCTCGATGAAATGGGAGCTGATTTCTATGCCACCAATCTGCACAAGTGGTTTATGGCACCCAATGGTTCAGGTTTTCTCTACGTTGCTCCGGGTCGTGAACCGCTGATTGCTCCCTGGCAGGTCAGTTGGGGGTGGAAATATGATCGCGACAAGGCTCATGAACAGGGCGAGTACGGCTGTACCTACTGGCAGCGATCTTTTGAATTCGAAGGCACACGAGATATCACACCCTGGCTGACACTAGGCACAGGTGTTGATTTTCTTGACAACCTGGGTGCAGAGGTAATTCGAAACCGTCACCATGAACTGAGTACGCTGGTACGTAGGCTTTTCGACGGGCTGGAAGGATTAACATTGATCACTCCCAACCATGCCGAGTTACGAGGCGGACTTACTGCTTTTCGTATGCCCGCCAATGTAGATGGCCACAAGGCACGAAAATACCTTTGGGAAAACTACAAGATTGAAATCAACATGGTCGAGCATCCTGATGGGCCATTCTTCAGGTTATCCACGCACATCTACAACTTGCCCGAAGAGATTCAGAAACTGGCCAGCCTGGTGCCGGAGGCATTTGCACACGCACGGAGGCACTAA
- a CDS encoding shikimate kinase, translating into MKRASARQNVTLIGMPGSGKTTIGRYLAKHWGWTFFDTDHFIESGEGKTLEQIIETIGFVSFVNLEGEYIKKVQGQQQIISTGGSVIYVDAAMQHLRTISTIVYLETPLPTLEERVGDLKVRGVVIAPDQSLASLLEQRHPLYVKYADVINVCDGDEPELSSQEVIKQVEHRWNT; encoded by the coding sequence ATGAAACGAGCGTCAGCCAGGCAGAATGTGACTTTGATCGGCATGCCTGGTTCTGGGAAAACAACCATAGGCAGATATCTCGCCAAGCATTGGGGTTGGACTTTTTTCGATACCGACCATTTCATTGAATCGGGCGAAGGTAAAACCCTTGAGCAGATCATTGAAACCATTGGCTTTGTTTCCTTCGTTAATCTGGAAGGCGAGTACATCAAGAAGGTACAGGGGCAGCAACAGATCATTTCCACCGGCGGAAGTGTTATTTATGTAGATGCTGCGATGCAGCATTTACGCACCATCAGCACCATTGTTTATCTCGAAACGCCATTGCCCACTCTTGAAGAACGTGTGGGCGATTTGAAAGTTCGTGGAGTCGTCATTGCACCGGATCAGTCGCTTGCCAGTTTACTGGAACAGCGGCATCCACTCTATGTGAAGTATGCTGATGTAATAAACGTCTGTGATGGAGATGAACCAGAGTTAAGCAGTCAGGAAGTCATCAAACAGGTGGAACATCGCTGGAATACATGA
- a CDS encoding amino acid permease: protein MSTKSPLSQSNVLPRVMGLWTAIALVVGGTIGTGVFVKPQVVARNLGSFDWAISAWILCGVLAFFGCMALAELSAMMPQAGGNYVYLKRGYGPVAGFLWGWIEFWVMRTGSIAALAWMATETLFVDFLQIQLEPGGILIGSLIVVLFLTVINAVGLSWGGAFQNLTTSLKIGTLVIIALLPFLFGSADIQKLSEQIESPPHRMVGFAGAMLATLWAYKGWADLGAVAEDIEEPSRNLPRAFAYGLLIIAGLYVAANLAYALVLTPTEMIQLPAGKNVAAGFMEKLLAGWGASASEWGGRIVSLIIGISAIGAMNASVLVGPRGYFALARDGLFPRWFSTTSGRETTPLTSILLQSLWTCLLIIGSELVRRFSIAFTTNPFDLLTDYVVFGAVIFETLAVSAVFRMRYLEPDLVRPFRCWGYPWAPALHVLAMIYVAVETVRHQWLQSSVALGFIALGAVVYLLVHGRRRSL, encoded by the coding sequence ATGTCAACCAAATCACCTTTGTCGCAGTCGAATGTTCTTCCTCGAGTCATGGGATTGTGGACTGCTATTGCTTTAGTGGTAGGAGGCACCATTGGGACTGGTGTATTTGTCAAGCCTCAGGTAGTGGCCAGGAATCTTGGTAGTTTTGACTGGGCGATATCTGCATGGATTCTCTGCGGTGTACTCGCTTTCTTTGGCTGTATGGCATTAGCTGAATTATCCGCAATGATGCCCCAAGCGGGTGGCAATTATGTCTATCTCAAACGTGGATATGGTCCGGTTGCTGGTTTTCTGTGGGGCTGGATTGAATTCTGGGTCATGCGAACCGGTTCTATTGCTGCATTAGCCTGGATGGCAACTGAAACTCTGTTCGTAGATTTCCTTCAAATTCAGTTGGAGCCTGGTGGTATTCTGATTGGCTCATTAATTGTGGTCCTGTTCCTGACCGTTATCAACGCAGTGGGGTTGAGTTGGGGAGGTGCATTCCAGAACCTCACCACCAGTCTGAAAATAGGAACACTCGTCATCATTGCGTTACTGCCGTTCTTATTTGGTTCAGCTGACATTCAGAAACTGTCTGAACAAATTGAATCGCCACCACATCGCATGGTTGGTTTCGCTGGTGCCATGCTGGCCACATTGTGGGCATATAAAGGATGGGCAGATCTGGGTGCTGTCGCAGAAGATATCGAGGAGCCATCACGCAACCTACCCCGTGCCTTCGCTTATGGCTTATTGATCATTGCTGGCTTATACGTCGCTGCCAACCTGGCGTATGCACTGGTTCTGACACCAACGGAAATGATTCAGTTGCCTGCTGGAAAAAACGTTGCAGCCGGGTTTATGGAGAAACTGCTGGCAGGCTGGGGTGCTTCTGCGAGTGAATGGGGTGGTCGTATCGTGTCGCTGATCATTGGCATCTCAGCTATTGGCGCCATGAATGCCAGTGTGTTAGTTGGTCCTCGTGGATACTTTGCCTTGGCACGCGATGGCTTATTCCCACGCTGGTTCAGCACAACTTCTGGCAGGGAAACTACTCCGTTGACATCGATACTCCTGCAAAGCCTGTGGACTTGCCTTCTGATTATTGGTTCGGAGCTTGTCAGGCGTTTCAGTATTGCGTTTACTACCAATCCATTTGATCTGCTTACCGATTACGTAGTATTTGGTGCAGTGATTTTCGAGACCCTGGCTGTATCAGCAGTGTTTCGAATGCGTTATCTGGAACCCGATCTTGTGCGACCGTTCCGTTGCTGGGGCTATCCCTGGGCTCCTGCTCTGCATGTACTGGCCATGATTTATGTGGCGGTAGAAACAGTTCGGCACCAATGGCTTCAATCTTCAGTGGCTCTCGGCTTCATTGCCCTGGGGGCAGTTGTCTATCTGCTGGTGCATGGCAGGCGTCGTTCGCTATAA
- a CDS encoding sugar phosphate isomerase/epimerase — protein sequence MKIGYNTNGFAHHRLTDALHILGDIGYQSVAITLDYHSLNPFEADPRPQLDEVRAILESYQMACVIETGARYLLDPYRKHQPTLLDAEPGERSRRIGMLLRSIEYAHHLGADAVSFWSGSPNDKAPAEVHWQRMVDSCRWLCDHAEKRKVRLAFEPEPGMLIASTNDFGKLHRQLNHPYFGLTLDLGHVHCLGEGPIPPIIRRWSHVLWNIHVEDMRQGEHQHLMFGEGEMEFDSIAQALHEVGYEGGLHVELSRHSYDAVNVAASALHYLQEHGFASPASRCLA from the coding sequence ATGAAGATTGGCTACAACACCAACGGCTTTGCTCACCATCGATTAACCGATGCCTTGCATATTCTGGGTGATATCGGTTATCAATCCGTTGCGATCACACTTGACTATCATTCGCTGAATCCATTTGAGGCAGATCCGAGGCCGCAACTGGATGAAGTGAGGGCGATTCTGGAATCGTACCAGATGGCTTGTGTCATTGAGACCGGCGCCAGGTATCTGCTTGATCCCTATCGCAAACATCAGCCGACACTGCTGGATGCCGAGCCAGGTGAACGATCCAGGCGCATCGGTATGTTGCTGCGATCCATCGAATATGCTCATCATCTGGGTGCAGACGCTGTCAGTTTCTGGTCGGGCTCTCCGAACGATAAAGCACCGGCTGAAGTCCATTGGCAACGCATGGTGGATAGTTGCAGGTGGCTATGTGATCATGCAGAAAAGCGCAAAGTCCGGTTGGCTTTTGAGCCTGAACCGGGCATGCTCATTGCCTCAACCAACGATTTTGGCAAATTGCATCGACAATTGAATCATCCCTATTTTGGTTTAACCCTCGACCTGGGACATGTGCATTGCCTGGGTGAAGGTCCTATTCCACCGATTATTCGTCGCTGGAGCCATGTGCTCTGGAACATTCATGTCGAAGACATGCGACAGGGAGAACATCAACATCTGATGTTCGGCGAAGGGGAAATGGAGTTCGACTCGATTGCACAGGCACTTCACGAAGTGGGGTACGAAGGTGGTCTGCATGTGGAATTGAGTCGTCATAGCTATGACGCTGTCAATGTCGCTGCATCGGCGTTACACTACCTGCAGGAACATGGATTTGCTTCTCCTGCCAGTCGCTGCTTGGCCTAG